A single window of Ananas comosus cultivar F153 linkage group 17, ASM154086v1, whole genome shotgun sequence DNA harbors:
- the LOC109723195 gene encoding probable plastid-lipid-associated protein 7, chloroplastic yields the protein MAITLFFRPPHCIKPMRNKEPLLPNKQCISDSTMRHHPCSHSYSFWERASLFSATTSTSIHALVSDSGDRELDDRGGDYATVDEIKQTLYGALRGIDRGVFGVTSKKKSEIEALVEQLERWNPTPQPTDHLLDKVDGNWKLLYSTITILGSKRTKLGLRDVISIGDSFQIIDVQKGKAINVIEFNAKGFKLLTGQLTIEASYTVATKTRVDIKLEKSTVTPEQLMNLFQKNYDLLLAIFNPEGWLEITYVDDSLRIGRDDKGNIFVLERTEHAKI from the exons atggcgATCACTCTCTTTTTCCGACCACCACACTGCATTAAACCAATGAGAAACAAAGAGCCTTTGCTACCCAACAAACAATGCATCAGCGACTCTACAATGAGGCATCATCCATGTTCACATTcatattcattttgggaaagagcCTCTCTATTCTCTGCCACAACATCAACATCAATTCATGCATTAGTAAGCGATTCCGGTGACCGAGAATTGGACGATAGAGGAGGAGATTACGCGACCGTCGACGAGATTAAACAAACACTTTACGGAGCATTGCGAG GCATTGACAGGGGAGTTTTTGGGGTGACATCTAAGAAGAAGTCGGAGATCGAGGCGTTGGTGGAGCAGCTCGAGCGCTGGAATCCCACACCACAACCTACTGATCACTTACTAGATAAG GTGGATGGAAACTGGAAGCTGCTTTACAGCACAATCACAATTCTTGGATCGAAGAGAACAAAGCTAGGATTGCGCGACGTCATCAGTATAGGGGATTCCTTTCAGATAATTGATGTTCAAAAG GGAAAAGCGATTAATGTGATCGAGTTCAACGCTAAGGGATTCAAGCTGTTGACAGGGCAGCTAACAATTGAGGCATCCTACACAGTTGCAACCAAAACA AGAGTGGACATCAAGTTAGAGAAGTCAACTGTTACTCCTGAGCAG ttgatGAATCTTTTTCAGAAGAATTATGATCTTCTCCTTGCCATATTCAATCCCGAAGGTTGGCTCGAAATAAC ATATGTTGATGATTCTCTGCGTATCGGAAGAGATGATAAAGGAAACATTTTTGTGCTGGAAAGGACGGAGCATGCAAAGATTTGA
- the LOC109723194 gene encoding uncharacterized protein LOC109723194: MEGNIQPGNMIPGSSYGVLDLQSSMDINHQNPSHPLFHPPQQQPNNLGSALNPSMNGTFPLSMNHMPECNHQHGVLYMDYSKGERGKHSLSDEEDPSLMEEGNDGHHEKGKKGSPWHRMKWTDAMVRLLITAVSYIGEDASADCHIGGRRKFAILQKKGKWKAISKVMVERGCYVSPQQCEDKFNDLNKRYKRLTDILGRGTSCKVVENPALLDAMDHISDKLKDDVRKILSSKHLFYEEMCSYHNGNRLNLPHDLALQRSLQVALRSKDEQEMRRGANEDADEDDQSGDTEDEEDNNGEHHVLHGDMGDSCFIKRMKHGMDNEDMAFAANSSGSHDCARKSPVMGITVDMNQAFPDGSNFALSEKQLMSSHSIQLEEQRLHIQVQMLELEKQRFKWERFSKKKDRELQKMRMENERMRLDNERLAMELRHKEIELDLKLTRNQ, translated from the coding sequence atggagggaAATATACAACCTGGTAATATGATTCCAGGATCTTCTTATGGTGTTTTAGATTTGCAAAGCTCCATGGATATCAATCACCAAAACCCCTCACACCCACTCTTTCACCCACCTCAGCAACAGCCAAATAATTTGGGCTCGGCGCTTAACCCATCCATGAATGGCACCTTTCCTCTTTCAATGAATCATATGCCCGAGTGTAATCACCAACACGGTGTTCTTTACATGGACTATAGCAAGGGAGAGAGGGGAAAGCATTCATTAAGTGACGAGGAGGATCCTAGCCTCATGGAGGAGGGAAACGACGGTCATCATGAAAAGGGAAAGAAGGGCTCTCCGTGGCATCGAATGAAGTGGACCGACGCTATGGTTCGGCTTTTAATAACCGCGGTTTCTTATATAGGAGAAGATGCTTCGGCCGATTGTCATATTGGTGGGAGGAGGAAATTCGCAATATTGCAGAAAAAGGGGAAGTGGAAAGCAATATCCAAAGTTATGGTTGAGAGGGGTTGTTATGTGTCTCCTCAGCAATGTGAGGATAAGTTTAATGATCTCAACAAAAGGTATAAAAGGCTTACGGATATCCTCGGTAGGGGAACATCATGTAAGGTGGTGGAGAATCCTGCATTGTTGGACGCTATGGATCATATTTCGGATAAATTGAAGGACGATGTGAGGAAAATATTGAGCTCGAAGCATCTTTTCTATGAAGAGATGTGCTCGTATCATAATGGGAATAGATTGAACTTACCGCACGATCTGGCTCTTCAGCGCTCTTTGCAGGTGGCTCTTAGAAGTAAAGATGAGCAGGAAATGAGAAGGGGTGCGAATGAAGATGCTGATGAAGATGATCAGAGTGGAGATactgaagatgaagaagataatAATGGAGAGCATCATGTATTACATGGTGATATGGGTGACTCGTGCTTTATTAAAAGGATGAAGCATGGAATGGATAATGAAGATATGGCCTTTGCTGCAAATTCTTCGGGTTCACATGATTGTGCTAGAAAATCTCCTGTTATGGGCATTACTGTGGATATGAACCAAGCTTTTCCAGATGGGTCCAACTTTGCTTTGTCGGAGAAGCAACTAATGAGTTCTCATTCAATTCAACTTGAGGAACAGCGGTTGCATATTCAAGTTCAGATGCTGGAGCTTGAGAAGCAACGGTTCAAGTGGGAGCGATTCAGTAAAAAGAAGGACAGAGAATTGCAGAAGATGAGGATGGAGAACGAAAGGATGAGGCTTGACAATGAGCGCTTAGCAATGGAACTAAGGCATAAGGAGATTGAGCTTGATCTTAAATTAACGAGAAACCAGTGA
- the LOC109722773 gene encoding uncharacterized protein LOC109722773, with protein MRASVWKSLARLGHPHHPSQFTCSALLHSTAIALSKWTIKSDSKTHVRYTVRQKRSDAKSALKNLLLNGKSSLQDQSDKQRRTKKISKSKPHHPSPGKGHWTSKRWQNTKNFNEDDYENPYTSSATFGGRRPFTWSWSGFEWKDESQWTKAKKRVWSESDIEEEESSDIDMRSYRVTLGLPPIGPLKLEDLKSAFHASALQWHPDKHQGSSQALAEEKFKLCVDAYNTLSSVLKQKC; from the exons ATGCGAGCTTCGGTGTGGAAGAGCCTCGCGCGGTTAGGGCATCCTCACCACCCCTCGCAATTCACCTGCTCCGCCCTCCTCCATTCCACCGCCATCGCCCTCTCCAAATGGACGATTAAATCGGATTCTAAG ACTCACGTCAGATATACAGTTCGTCAAAAGCGATCTGACGCAAAAAGTGCTCTGAAAAATCTTCTTCTCAATGGCAAATCCTCATTACAG GATCAATCTGATAAACAGCGGCGAACTAAGAAAATTAGCAAATCTAAGCCCCATCATCCAAGCCCTGGAAAAGGCCATTGGACAAGCAAGC GTTGGCAGAATACTAAAAACTTCAATGAAGATGATTATGAGAATCCTTATACTTCTTCAGCCACCTTTGGCGGGCGTAGACCTTTTACCTGGTCTTGGTCGGGTTTTGAATGGAAAGATGAGTCGCAGTGGACTAAAGCCAAGAAAAGAGTGTGGAGTGAAAGTgatatagaagaagaagaatcaagTGATATAGATATGCGGAGCTACAGAGTTACTCTTGGTTTGCCGCCTATTGGCCCCTTGAAATTAGAAGATCTTAAATCTGC TTTTCATGCATCTGCTTTACAGTGGCATCCAGACAAACATCAAGGTTCTTCACAG GCCCTAGCAGAGGAGAAGTTCAAACTGTGTGTTGATGCGTACAACACCCTCTCGAGTGTCTTGAAGCAAAAATGCTAA